A region from the Bosea sp. RAC05 genome encodes:
- a CDS encoding PcfJ domain-containing protein, whose amino-acid sequence MREVAASLAPSAVKLRNLVGFVECVAAIAEVAPKSLRTANSLARACQAIAKKYVDTKAIAAVVAIKEGNRTVGHRVAGPEDAVAIAHAVAHRRALPVQLHGPFVPALAKKSGLRLARVRPLSKDPAVDAMMRFAVTDFAMRRTSRFVSGHGSGWHSALLLQSEGSAGPVFKVLAVSDPGCTQVHIAELVMQRDHAGFTFTDAGDQALRAAVDQAILAGRETKFGVEDVVPMHDHVRNFLNRTSPLLDEVDRKRLIHVIRRAGAIGNQAAIAKFRRSLSEQLQRYASRVGGAFVSFEAIEKFLLARAGWDEQHYTRMNQAFSVLKWLDPKKISNELVHLITAGRPIEEVIRLRCKLARPLHPKAVKVAITMRGKLSAPAAALIACLDALYKHDPHVPLLGRAELAAISLVIQDQSDRSSLLADIPRILLAHRDDDGRFCYPGKGLQDVYGWMARSLNAMDMQRGIVRFKAGAASLDALFPAGRRVHALKALNERWHASITSDSEVLRKKIEAIRLNHRVHADEDEDMLMADLYPHPMSAATTVAGVAITPLVTEDAIFAEGHKMNHCVASFVADAASGACFLVSLTCDEGSSTAELRLTPYQEGDDISAEWRLEIVQHLGPGNVDPLTKHVSALEGLLRQIGLETLPALAERVERAHASAETLSDVKSGALTIEGQTMIADLHFEAVKSYLPNHWRRMGRRMLVDYLVQNYALDEMPRRNAA is encoded by the coding sequence ATGCGTGAAGTTGCGGCAAGCCTTGCCCCGTCTGCTGTGAAGCTCCGCAACCTCGTGGGCTTCGTCGAGTGTGTTGCGGCCATTGCCGAGGTCGCGCCAAAGTCGCTGCGCACCGCAAATAGCCTCGCACGCGCTTGCCAGGCGATCGCAAAGAAGTACGTCGACACCAAAGCCATCGCCGCCGTGGTGGCCATCAAGGAAGGAAACCGCACCGTTGGGCATCGCGTTGCGGGTCCCGAGGATGCGGTTGCGATTGCACACGCCGTAGCGCATCGCCGGGCTTTGCCAGTTCAGCTGCATGGTCCGTTCGTTCCCGCTCTCGCGAAAAAATCGGGGCTGAGGCTCGCGAGAGTTCGTCCGCTGTCGAAAGATCCTGCAGTGGACGCGATGATGCGTTTCGCTGTCACGGACTTCGCGATGCGCCGCACCAGCCGCTTCGTTTCTGGTCACGGCAGCGGCTGGCATTCAGCCCTGCTGCTTCAGTCGGAAGGGTCTGCCGGCCCGGTGTTCAAGGTGCTTGCGGTATCCGACCCTGGGTGCACACAGGTCCATATCGCTGAGCTCGTGATGCAGCGCGATCATGCCGGCTTCACCTTCACCGACGCGGGGGACCAGGCACTGCGCGCGGCAGTGGACCAGGCGATTTTGGCGGGGCGTGAGACCAAATTCGGCGTCGAAGACGTGGTGCCGATGCATGATCATGTCCGCAATTTCCTCAATCGGACATCCCCTTTACTCGACGAGGTCGATCGGAAGCGCCTGATCCATGTTATTCGGCGCGCGGGTGCCATCGGCAATCAGGCCGCGATCGCAAAATTCCGGCGGTCGTTGTCTGAACAGCTTCAGCGCTACGCCTCGAGGGTGGGCGGTGCGTTCGTCTCCTTCGAGGCGATCGAGAAGTTTCTTCTCGCCAGGGCAGGATGGGACGAGCAGCACTACACCCGGATGAACCAGGCTTTCTCCGTTCTGAAGTGGCTCGACCCCAAAAAGATCAGCAACGAGCTCGTGCACCTCATCACCGCCGGCCGTCCGATCGAGGAGGTCATCCGGCTAAGATGCAAGCTCGCCAGGCCACTGCACCCCAAGGCCGTGAAGGTCGCAATCACCATGCGAGGCAAGCTATCGGCGCCGGCCGCGGCGCTGATTGCTTGCCTCGATGCCCTCTATAAGCACGACCCCCATGTTCCACTTCTGGGTCGCGCGGAGCTGGCAGCCATCAGCCTGGTGATTCAAGACCAGTCAGACCGTAGCAGTCTGCTCGCGGACATACCGCGGATCTTGCTGGCGCATCGCGATGACGATGGTCGCTTCTGCTATCCGGGGAAGGGCCTGCAGGACGTCTATGGCTGGATGGCGAGATCCCTGAATGCAATGGACATGCAGCGCGGTATCGTGCGCTTCAAGGCTGGTGCTGCATCGTTGGATGCCCTGTTCCCGGCCGGTCGACGCGTTCACGCTCTCAAAGCTCTCAACGAGCGCTGGCATGCCTCGATTACCTCAGATTCAGAGGTCCTCCGCAAGAAGATCGAGGCCATCCGCTTGAATCATCGCGTCCACGCCGACGAGGACGAGGACATGCTGATGGCGGACCTCTACCCCCATCCCATGAGCGCAGCCACAACGGTGGCCGGCGTCGCGATAACGCCTCTGGTGACTGAGGACGCCATCTTCGCAGAGGGCCACAAGATGAACCACTGCGTCGCAAGCTTCGTCGCCGATGCGGCCTCGGGTGCCTGTTTTCTGGTTTCGTTGACCTGCGATGAGGGTTCCTCGACCGCCGAGCTGCGCCTCACGCCCTACCAGGAAGGTGACGACATCAGTGCGGAATGGCGGCTGGAGATCGTTCAGCACCTGGGACCGGGAAACGTCGACCCGCTGACGAAGCACGTGTCGGCGCTGGAGGGCCTGCTGCGCCAGATCGGGCTTGAGACCTTGCCGGCACTTGCAGAGCGGGTGGAGCGGGCTCATGCTTCTGCCGAGACGCTTTCCGACGTCAAATCCGGCGCGTTGACCATCGAGGGCCAGACCATGATCGCGGATCTGCACTTCGAGGCGGTGAAGAGCTACCTGCC